A genomic region of Alnus glutinosa chromosome 11, dhAlnGlut1.1, whole genome shotgun sequence contains the following coding sequences:
- the LOC133882935 gene encoding uncharacterized protein LOC133882935 gives MDPSRLSESQESVNANKPEQNQISITFMDPSSLSESQVSVNANKPEENQISITFMDPSSLSESQVFVNANKPEQNQSITFMDRDSYNAATKGKIEVFKNIADHYSLALLLTANKNTILHIYITALNSQFESRTPIAKSESTTTLNTRSESTTNFVEEILEMCSPLLWQANVKGETPLHIAARYGRDDIVKVLIKSCAQTPHQDLEGGIEPIKEMLRMTNKEKDTALHEAVRFRHLKVVTLLIETDPKFSYSANDVGETPLYIAAERGFEDVMIKILDECKSPMHGSGGPLGRTALHAAVIWGDKYEDMTTRILKQVEGISRTVDDKDWTPLHLAAYLGHSALVTLLLNDDKYVAYMKDKNGRTALHIAIQRGNDDIVKSIVSSCPDCCELVDNKGWNVLHFAIIFPVPDYHFMPREKNKRLERIIDIIRENSCLDNLLNEKNADGDTPLHYYLKERWPAEHFFCYPRLDKMAFNKKNLTAFEGALYNLPIFRRKEEKNQPPLRVITYEDK, from the exons ATGGATCCCTCCCGTTTGTCTGAATCTCAGGAATCTGTTAATGCTAATAAGCCCGAGCAAAACCAGATCAGCATTACTTTCATGGATCCCTCCAGTTTGTCTGAATCTCAGGTATCTGTTAATGCTAATAAGCCCGAGGAAAACCAGATCAGCATTACTTTCATGGATCCCTCCAGTTTGTCTGAATCTCAGGTATTTGTTAATGCTAATAAGCCCGAGCAAAACCAGAGCATTACTTTCATGGATCGTGATTCCTACAATGCTGCAACAAAAGGCAAAATCGAGGTCTTCAAAAATATTGCCGATCATTATTCTCTTGCCCTCCTACTAACTGCAAATAAAAACACAATCCTCCATATTTACATCACAGCCCTCAATTCCCAATTCGAATCAAGAACACCTATTGCAAAATCAGAATCAACAACAACCCTCAATACAAGATCGGAATCAACAACCAACTTTGTGGAAGAAATTCTTGAAATGTGTTCACCATTGTTATGGCAAGCCAATGTCAAAGGTGAAACTCCATTGCACATTGCGGCAAGGTATGGGCGTGATGACATAGTGAAAGTTCTAATCAAATCTTGTGCCCAAACTCCCCATCAAGACCTTGAAGGAGGGATTGAACCCATAAAGGAAATGCTTAGGATgactaacaaagaaaaagacacGGCTTTACACGAGGCTGTACGTTTTCGTCACCTTAAGGTTGTAACATTGTTGATTGAAACAGACCCAAAATTTTCATATTCTGCTAATGATGTTGGTGAGACTCCTCTTTACATAGCTGCCGAGAGAGGATTTGAAGACGTgatgattaaaattttagacGAATGCAAATCACCAATGCATGGCAGCGGCGGCCCCCTTGGTAGGACGGCTTTGCATGCTGCTGTAATATGGGGTGATAAATATGAAG ATATGACCACAAGAATTCTGAAACAAGTTGAAGGTATAAGTAGAACAGTTGACGATAAGGATTGGACTCCGCTTCACTTGGCTGCATACTTGGGCCATTCAGCCTTAGTAACGCTGTTGTTGAATGATGATAAATATGTAGCATACATGAAAGACAAAAACGGTAGGACAGCTCTTCATATTGCAATTCAACGGGGTAATGATGATATAGTGAAGAGCATTGTATCAAGTTGTCCAGATTGTTGCGAACTGGTTGATAACAAAGGTTGGAATGTACTCCATTTTGCTATCATTTTCCCCGTCCCCGACTATCATTTTATGCCAAGGGAAAAGAACAAACGTTTAGAGAGGATCATTGATATTATCAGAGAAAATTCATGTCTCGACAACCTTTTGAATGAGAAGAATGCCGATGGGGATACACCTCTTCATTACTATTTGAAAGAACGTTGGCCAGCTGAGCATTTTTTTTGTTACCCTCGACTGGACAAGATggctttcaacaaaaaaaacctCACAGCGTTCGAAGGTGCTTTATATAATTTGCCAATTTTCAGAAGAAAAGAG